The proteins below are encoded in one region of Aquisphaera giovannonii:
- a CDS encoding IS3 family transposase (programmed frameshift), translating to MGQIRKRHSAAFKAKVALEAAKQQKMVSELAKEHQVHPVQISQWKKQLLDGIEGLFEPASAPRRPDPDKLQAELYEQIGRLQMELSWVEKKLGADAAARRLLIEPDHPGLSVRRQCQLLGINRSGLYYEPATESEANLRLMRMIDEQYLRTPFYGSRRMAAHLTALGEPVNRKRAQRLMTTMGLEAIYPRPRTTTRSPDHKIYPYLLRDVTIDRCDQVWSTDVTYLPLEGGYMFLAAVIDWHSRFVLSWRLSNTLDGRFCLEALEAALGGGRPEVFNTDQGSQFTARALTGRLEEAGVAVSMDGRGRALDNVFIERLWRSLKYEEVYLKSYRDVMEMEAGLGGWFSFYNHERPHQALGYRTPADVYRGAAAVGP from the exons ATGGGACAGATCCGCAAGCGGCATTCGGCGGCGTTCAAGGCCAAGGTAGCCCTGGAGGCCGCCAAGCAGCAGAAGATGGTCAGCGAGCTGGCCAAGGAGCATCAGGTCCATCCGGTGCAGATCAGCCAGTGGAAGAAGCAGCTCCTCGACGGCATCGAGGGGCTCTTCGAGCCCGCCTCGGCGCCCCGCCGACCCGACCCCGACAAGCTCCAGGCCGAGCTCTACGAGCAGATCGGCCGGCTCCAGATGGAGCTGTCCTGGGTGGAAAAAAAACTCGGCGCC GACGCGGCGGCGCGGCGCCTCCTGATCGAGCCCGATCACCCGGGCCTGAGCGTGCGCCGCCAGTGCCAGCTGCTGGGGATCAACCGCTCCGGCCTCTACTACGAGCCGGCGACGGAGTCCGAGGCGAACTTGCGGCTGATGCGGATGATCGACGAGCAGTACCTGCGCACGCCGTTCTACGGCAGCCGCCGCATGGCGGCCCACCTGACGGCCCTGGGGGAGCCGGTCAATCGCAAGCGGGCGCAGCGGCTGATGACGACCATGGGCCTGGAGGCGATCTACCCGAGGCCGAGGACCACCACGAGGAGCCCCGACCATAAGATCTACCCCTACCTGCTGCGCGACGTGACGATCGACCGATGCGACCAGGTCTGGTCGACCGACGTGACCTACCTGCCCCTGGAGGGGGGCTACATGTTCCTGGCGGCGGTGATCGACTGGCACAGCCGCTTCGTCCTGTCGTGGAGGCTGTCGAACACGCTCGACGGCCGGTTCTGCCTGGAGGCATTGGAGGCGGCCCTGGGAGGGGGGCGGCCGGAGGTCTTCAACACCGACCAGGGCTCGCAGTTCACGGCGCGGGCCCTCACGGGGAGGCTGGAGGAGGCGGGGGTGGCGGTGAGCATGGACGGCCGCGGGCGGGCGCTGGACAACGTGTTCATCGAGCGGCTGTGGCGGTCGCTGAAATACGAGGAGGTGTACTTGAAGTCATATCGAGATGTGATGGAGATGGAGGCCGGGCTGGGCGGCTGGTTCTCGTTCTACAACCACGAGCGGCCGCATCAGGCCCTGGGCTACCGGACGCCCGCGGATGTCTATCGCGGCGCCGCGGCGGTCGGGCCTTGA